One part of the Saprospiraceae bacterium genome encodes these proteins:
- a CDS encoding GNAT family N-acetyltransferase, translating into MATIIDFNPTNRSAIKTLNIEWLEKHFSVEPLDLIQLSDPENEIILKGGHIYYAKMNNAIAGTATLLKIDEFTFELGKMAVTENAQGNGIGNKLIEHCLQKAKELGAKKVILFSNTKLIPAINLYKKYGFKECEFNNSHYKRSNIKMELCLT; encoded by the coding sequence ATGGCAACTATCATAGATTTTAACCCAACCAATAGAAGCGCTATTAAAACTTTAAATATCGAATGGCTTGAAAAACACTTTAGTGTCGAACCCTTAGATCTTATTCAACTTTCTGATCCAGAAAATGAAATTATACTTAAAGGCGGTCATATTTATTATGCCAAGATGAATAATGCTATTGCTGGGACTGCCACCCTTCTTAAAATAGATGAATTTACATTTGAGTTAGGCAAAATGGCGGTTACAGAAAATGCGCAGGGAAATGGCATTGGAAACAAATTAATAGAACATTGTTTGCAAAAGGCCAAGGAATTAGGGGCAAAAAAAGTCATCCTCTTTTCAAATACAAAATTAATTCCAGCTATTAATCTATATAAAAAATATGGCTTTAAGGAATGTGAATTTAACAATTCACATTACAAAAGATCAAATATTAAAATGGAACTTTGTTTAACTTAA
- a CDS encoding NAD(P)H-dependent oxidoreductase translates to MKILAFAGSNSVQSINRKLVIHTLTYFQNIEINLLDLNDYEMPLFSVDRQLKDGFPQKAYNFLAQIESCDAIILSLAEHNRSYTVAFKNIFDWCSRIDINIFKSKPMFIMSTSPGGFGGGNVMAAAMAFFPKCGAEIIESFSLPLFNQNFKDKIGITNEELKDQYETKISNFKNNLENQKLLIT, encoded by the coding sequence ATGAAAATACTTGCATTTGCTGGAAGCAATAGTGTCCAGTCTATCAATCGGAAACTTGTTATACATACACTTACTTATTTTCAAAATATAGAAATCAATCTTTTAGATTTAAATGATTATGAAATGCCTTTGTTTTCTGTCGATCGACAGTTAAAGGATGGATTTCCTCAAAAAGCCTATAATTTTCTTGCACAAATAGAGTCTTGTGATGCTATAATTCTATCATTAGCCGAACATAATCGATCTTATACCGTAGCTTTTAAAAACATATTTGACTGGTGCTCCAGAATTGATATTAATATTTTTAAATCAAAACCGATGTTTATCATGAGTACTTCACCGGGAGGCTTTGGCGGCGGCAACGTAATGGCTGCGGCGATGGCTTTCTTCCCTAAATGTGGCGCTGAAATTATTGAAAGCTTTTCGCTTCCATTATTTAATCAAAATTTTAAGGATAAAATTGGGATAACCAATGAGGAATTAAAAGATCAATACGAAACTAAAATAAGCAATTTTAAAAACAATCTCGAAAATCAAAAATTGCTAATAACTTAA
- a CDS encoding DUF1272 domain-containing protein, whose translation MLEIRPICENCGKDLANESKFAMICSFECTFCSDCVANILFNVCPNCGGGFEKRPHRPKEALLKYPQNPERYFRPINLNKFKITFIKNNNIDPSER comes from the coding sequence ATGCTAGAAATAAGACCTATTTGTGAAAATTGCGGAAAGGACTTAGCAAATGAAAGTAAGTTTGCAATGATTTGTTCTTTTGAATGCACCTTTTGTTCAGATTGTGTTGCCAACATCCTATTCAATGTGTGCCCTAACTGCGGAGGAGGATTTGAGAAAAGACCACATCGACCAAAGGAAGCTTTATTAAAATACCCCCAAAACCCAGAAAGGTATTTCAGACCAATAAACTTAAATAAATTTAAAATTACCTTTATAAAAAATAACAATATAGATCCAAGTGAAAGATGA